In Acipenser ruthenus chromosome 6, fAciRut3.2 maternal haplotype, whole genome shotgun sequence, the following proteins share a genomic window:
- the LOC117411260 gene encoding trace amine-associated receptor 4-like, with protein MMNFTVFIHETQYCFDNLNGSCPKTLRPTVIHVAMYIFMAGTILITISGNLVVIISISHFRQLHSPTNLLILSLGFADLLLGTIVMPFSMIRSVETCWYFGDLFCKIHSSFDMMMSTASIFHLCFIAIDRYYAICNPLRYRTEITTSVAAIFIAISWVYSIMFAFGVVFSNINLVGIEEFVISNSCVGTCVLVFNRLWGVLVTMLAIIIPGTIMISLYIKILYVARRHARVINKMQSTKLSLDENRKEISQKKEKKAAKTLGIVMGVFLLCWLPFFIATVIDPFVDFSTPVILFDALVWLGYFNSTFNPIIYGFFYPWFQKAFKIIVTGKIFKSGSSSTNLFTENL; from the coding sequence ATGATGAATTTTACAGTTTTTATTCATGAAACACAGTATTGTTTTGATAATTTGAATGGGTCCTGTCCCAAAACACTTAGACCTACTGTTATTCATGTTGCTATGTACATATTTATGGCTGGTACAATATTGATTACAATAAGTGGAAATTTGGTAGTCATAATTTCCATCTCACACTTCAGACAGCTTCACTCTCCAACCAATCTCCTTATCCTTTCCTTAGGGTTTGCTGACTTACTTTTGGGTACAATTGTTATGCCCTTCAGCATGATACGTTCTGTTGAAACCTGTTGGTACTTTGGAGATCTGTTTTGCAAAATCCATTCCAGCTTTGACATGATGATGTCAACAGCATCTATTTTTCATCTTTGTTTTATTGCCATTGACCGTTATTATGCTATATGTAATCCTTTGCGATACAGAACAGAAATAACCACATCGGTAGCTGCTATTTTTATTGCAATCAGTTGGGTTTATTCTATTATGTTTGCTTTTGGGGTGGTGTTTTCAAATATAAATTTAGTTGGCATTGAGGAATTTGTCATTTCAAATTCCTGTGTGGGCACATGTGTACTGGTTTTTAACAGATTGTGGGGAGTACTTGTAACCATGTTAGCAATTATTATTCCAGGAACAATTATGATATCGCTTTATATAAAGATTTTATATGTGGCCAGAAGACACGCCAGAGTGATAAACAAAATGCAGAGCACAAAATTGTCTCTGGATGAGAATAGAAAAGAAATCTCTCAAAAAAAGGAGAAGAAAGCTGCTAAGACTTTAGGAATTGTCATGGGAGTATTTCTTCTTTGTTGGCTACCATTCTTTATTGCCACTGTTATTGATCCTTTCGTTGATTTCTCCACACCTGTCATTTTATTTGATGCCCTAGTGTGGCTAGGTTATTTTAATTCTACTTTCAATCCCATCATCTATGGATTCTTTTATCCTTGGTTTCAGAAAGCATTCAAAATAATTGTAACTGGCAAGATCTTCAAAAGTGGCTCTTCATCTACCAACCTCTTTACAGAAAACCTGTAA